From Phragmites australis chromosome 5, lpPhrAust1.1, whole genome shotgun sequence, a single genomic window includes:
- the LOC133919307 gene encoding uncharacterized protein At4g06744-like, with product MNAKPALLLYNYGLSGPLPANIGSSKLSYLALANNKLTGPIPPSIGHLQDSLLEVLLLNNQLSGCLPHELGMLTKAAVIDAGMNQLTGPVPSSFSCLSSVEQLNLAGNRLYGEVPDALCKLAGPAGRLANLTLSGNYFTSVGPACAALIKEGVLDVKNNCIPGYANQRRLAECASFLSQPKTCPVASTQVTCPAAAAKNAATPEERKGRDYSSYVTYATLHE from the coding sequence ATGAATGCTAAGCCGGCGCTCCTCCTATACAACTATGGATTATCGGGCCCACTTCCAGCGAATATTGGCTCCTCCAAGTTGAGCTACCTCGCTCTCGCCAACAACAAGCTCACCGGGCCAATCCCACCATCAATCGGGCACCTGCAAGACTCCCTCCTCGAGGTGCTCCTCCTCAACAACCAGCTCTCCGGCTGCCTCCCTCACGAGCTCGGCATGCTCACCAAGGCGGCCGTGATCGACGCCGGCATGAACCAGCTCACCGGTCCGGTTCCGTCATCCTTCTCTTGCCTCAGCAGCGTCGAGCAGCTCAACCTGGCCGGAAACCGCCTCTACGGAGAGGTGCCCGACGCGCTCTGCAAGCTCGCCGGGCCGGCCGGCCGCCTCGCCAACCTCACGCTGTCCGGCAACTACTTCACCTCCGTCGGGCCGGCGTGCGCGGCGCTGATCAAAGAAGGCGTGCTGGACGTGAAGAACAACTGCATTCCGGGATACGCCAACCAGAGGCGGCTGGCGGAGTGCGCGTCGTTCCTGAGCCAGCCGAAGACATGCCCGGTGGCGAGCACTCAAGTGACGTGCCCCGCCGCAGCTGCCAAGAACGCGGCGACGCCGGAGGAGAGAAAGGGCAGGGACTACTCCAGCTACGTGACGTACGCTACTCTGCATGAGTGA